A genomic segment from Capra hircus breed San Clemente chromosome 7, ASM170441v1, whole genome shotgun sequence encodes:
- the LOC102172985 gene encoding small integral membrane protein 15-like: MFHLKARAEYVVEWAAKDPNGFLTTVILALTPLFLASAVPPWKLARMIEAREKEQKKKQKRQENIAKAKRLKKD; this comes from the coding sequence ATGTTTCATTTAAAGGCTCGGGCTGAGTATGTTGTGGAATGGGCTGCAAAGGACCCAAATGGCTTCCTTACAACAGTTATTTTGGCTCTGACTCCACTGTTTCTAGCAAGTGCTGTGCCGCCTTGGAAATTGGCCAGGATGATTGAGGCCAGGGAAAAGGagcaaaagaagaagcaaaaacgTCAAGAAAATATTGCAAAAGCTAAACGACTGAAAAAGGATTGA